A section of the Rhizomicrobium sp. genome encodes:
- a CDS encoding ABC transporter transmembrane domain-containing protein, which yields MAQTGEEYAEQLEFVAAARPKARSLAPLRQLVPFLKPYRTAIAVAFVALVCSSTASLLIPPALGRLVQNGFSEAMASQIDRYFFPLIGIACALAVATAIRFYFVTWLGERVIADIRKAVFDHILGLTPAFFEVTRTGEVLSRLTADATLIQTVVGSSASVAARNLVMLIGALVLLFVTSVKLTLLVIGIVVLVLLPLILFGRWVRTLSRRSQDKVADTSARASETLNAVQTVQAFTREATERKLFGAAVESSFAVAILRTRARAIMTAVVMAAVAACIVGVFWVGAHDVVADRMSVGILTQFAGYAIIFVTGMGAMSETWGDLQRAAGASERLMELLHTEPEIAAPPAPKPLPKPAKGAVSFRDVSFRYPSRPDFKALNGFSLDIRPGEAVALVGPSGAGKSTVFQLLLRFFAPQAGAITFDGVDLSGLDPTDLRSNIAVVAQDSVIFSGTLADNIRYGRPDASDADVRRAATAAAADEFIERLPNGYETLVGERGVTLSGGQRQRVAIARAILRDAPLLLLDEATSALDAENERLVQIGLENLMAGRTTIVIAHRLATIQRLKRIVVMDQGRVVGEGSHAELVAHGGLYARLADLQFSSALALAS from the coding sequence GTGGCGCAGACCGGGGAAGAATACGCCGAGCAGCTGGAATTCGTGGCCGCCGCCCGGCCCAAGGCGCGCTCCCTCGCGCCGCTGCGCCAGCTTGTCCCCTTCCTGAAGCCCTATCGGACCGCCATCGCGGTGGCCTTCGTCGCCCTGGTCTGTTCCTCGACCGCGAGCCTCCTGATCCCGCCGGCGCTCGGCCGTCTGGTGCAGAACGGCTTCAGCGAGGCGATGGCGTCGCAGATCGACCGCTATTTCTTCCCGCTGATCGGCATCGCCTGCGCGCTCGCGGTGGCGACCGCGATCCGCTTCTACTTCGTCACCTGGCTGGGGGAGCGGGTGATCGCCGACATCCGCAAGGCCGTGTTCGACCACATCCTCGGCCTGACGCCCGCCTTCTTCGAGGTGACGCGCACCGGCGAGGTGCTGTCGCGCCTGACCGCCGACGCCACGCTGATCCAGACCGTAGTCGGCTCGTCCGCGTCGGTCGCGGCGCGCAATCTCGTCATGCTGATCGGCGCGCTGGTGCTTCTGTTCGTCACCTCGGTCAAGCTGACCCTGCTGGTGATCGGCATCGTGGTGCTGGTGCTGTTGCCGCTGATCCTGTTCGGCCGCTGGGTGCGCACCTTGAGCCGCCGCAGCCAGGATAAGGTCGCCGACACCTCGGCCCGCGCCAGCGAGACGCTGAACGCGGTGCAGACCGTGCAGGCCTTCACCCGCGAGGCCACCGAACGCAAGCTGTTCGGCGCCGCGGTCGAAAGCTCCTTCGCGGTCGCCATCCTGCGCACCCGGGCGCGCGCGATCATGACGGCGGTGGTGATGGCGGCGGTGGCGGCCTGCATCGTCGGCGTGTTCTGGGTCGGTGCGCACGACGTGGTGGCGGACCGCATGTCGGTCGGCATCCTCACCCAGTTCGCCGGCTATGCGATCATCTTCGTCACCGGCATGGGCGCGATGAGCGAGACCTGGGGCGATCTTCAGCGCGCCGCCGGCGCGTCGGAGCGGCTGATGGAATTGCTGCACACCGAGCCCGAGATCGCGGCGCCGCCGGCGCCCAAGCCGCTGCCCAAGCCCGCGAAGGGTGCGGTCTCCTTCCGCGATGTGAGCTTCCGCTATCCGTCGCGCCCCGACTTCAAGGCGCTGAACGGCTTCTCGCTCGACATCCGCCCCGGCGAGGCGGTGGCGCTGGTCGGCCCCTCGGGCGCCGGCAAGTCCACCGTGTTCCAGCTCCTGCTGCGCTTCTTCGCGCCGCAAGCGGGCGCCATCACCTTCGACGGCGTCGATCTTTCCGGGCTCGACCCGACGGATCTGCGCTCCAACATCGCCGTGGTGGCGCAGGACAGCGTGATCTTCTCCGGTACGCTGGCGGACAATATCCGCTACGGCCGGCCCGACGCCTCCGACGCCGATGTCCGCCGCGCCGCCACGGCCGCCGCGGCCGACGAGTTCATCGAGAGATTGCCGAACGGCTACGAAACCCTGGTGGGGGAGCGCGGCGTGACGCTGTCGGGCGGCCAGCGCCAGCGCGTCGCCATCGCCCGTGCCATCCTGCGCGACGCGCCGCTGCTCCTGCTCGACGAGGCGACCAGCGCGCTCGACGCCGAGAATGAGCGCCTGGTCCAGATCGGCCTGGAGAATCTGATGGCGGGGCGCACCACCATCGTCATCGCGCACCGCCTCGCCACCATCCAGCGCCTCAAGCGCATCGTGGTGATGGACCAGGGCCGCGTGGTGGGCGAGGGCAGCCATGCCGAGCTGGTCGCCCATGGCGGGCTCTATGCGCGCCTCGCCGATCTGCAATTCAGCAGCGCCCTGGCCCTGGCGAGCTGA
- a CDS encoding SDR family oxidoreductase: MTKPLDGQVALVAGATRGAGRGIARELAAAGARVYCTGRSTRGHAATPGRPETIEETADIIAADGGSAVAIRVDHTVEDEVIALAERLRAEEGRLDVLVNDIWGGDDRIDWGAKFWTQDIAKARALTDQAVFSHLITARHLAPPMIEAGRGLIVEITDGEMPGYRGNLLYDYIKSSVVRLAYAMAWDLHGTGVTALALSPGFLRSEAMLDLFKVTEADWRDGAKRDPAFIWSETPRYVGRAVAALAADPDVGAKSGLVLWGADLARAYGFTDIDDSQPDFWRNVEAWLDGECAKPGPLGDEARFIALSRYGHIHADPARAARAGTYAEKLGFSGAGAGLRPHGR, encoded by the coding sequence ATGACGAAACCGCTGGACGGACAGGTGGCGCTGGTGGCGGGCGCGACGCGGGGCGCGGGCCGGGGCATCGCGCGCGAATTGGCGGCGGCGGGCGCCAGGGTCTATTGCACCGGGCGCAGCACGCGCGGCCATGCCGCGACGCCGGGCCGGCCGGAGACCATCGAAGAGACCGCCGACATCATCGCGGCCGACGGCGGCAGCGCCGTCGCCATCCGCGTCGATCACACGGTGGAGGACGAGGTCATCGCCCTTGCCGAACGGCTGCGCGCCGAGGAAGGCCGGCTCGACGTGCTGGTCAACGATATCTGGGGCGGCGACGACCGGATCGACTGGGGCGCCAAGTTCTGGACCCAGGACATCGCCAAGGCGCGGGCGCTGACCGATCAGGCGGTGTTCAGCCATCTGATCACCGCGCGCCATCTCGCGCCGCCGATGATCGAAGCCGGGCGCGGGCTGATCGTGGAGATCACCGACGGCGAGATGCCGGGCTATCGCGGAAACCTGCTCTACGATTACATCAAATCGTCGGTCGTCCGGCTCGCCTATGCGATGGCGTGGGATCTTCACGGCACCGGCGTGACCGCGCTGGCGCTGTCGCCGGGCTTCCTGCGTTCGGAAGCGATGCTCGATCTATTCAAGGTGACCGAGGCCGATTGGCGCGACGGCGCCAAACGCGATCCCGCCTTCATCTGGTCGGAGACGCCGCGCTATGTCGGACGCGCCGTGGCGGCCCTCGCCGCCGATCCCGATGTCGGCGCCAAATCGGGCCTGGTGCTGTGGGGCGCCGACCTGGCGCGCGCATACGGCTTTACGGACATCGACGACAGCCAACCCGACTTCTGGCGGAACGTCGAAGCCTGGCTGGACGGCGAATGCGCCAAGCCCGGGCCGCTCGGCGACGAGGCCCGGTTCATCGCGCTGTCGCGCTATGGCCACATCCATGCCGACCCGGCGCGGGCCGCGCGGGCCGGGACTTACGCGGAAAAGCTGGGGTTTTCGGGCGCCGGCGCGGGATTAAGACCCCATGGACGCTGA
- the rpmE gene encoding 50S ribosomal protein L31, producing MKKGIHPNYHFVEVRLNDGSTYKTRTTWGEAGQQLTLDIDPTTHPAWTGGQQQLMDRGGRLTRFNKKFAGFVKS from the coding sequence ATGAAAAAAGGCATCCACCCCAACTACCATTTCGTCGAGGTCCGGCTGAACGACGGTTCGACCTACAAGACTCGCACGACCTGGGGCGAGGCCGGCCAGCAGCTCACGCTCGACATCGATCCTACGACGCATCCGGCCTGGACCGGCGGCCAGCAGCAGCTCATGGACCGCGGCGGCCGCCTGACGCGCTTCAACAAGAAGTTCGCCGGCTTCGTGAAGTCGTAA
- a CDS encoding DUF1465 family protein — translation MGTSIADDEFLRGESIHSFTGSALFDRTFDEGMSLVEETAKYLDGRGRQEARDLPRKTALLYAGESMRVTTRLMQAASWLLVQRAVHEGDMAPEDARDERYRLGSKDICLGGGAAGVDLLPATLQDLLSRSDNLYRRIARLDGVLFEDGLKGQSGGVQAQMNRLEQAFGAEE, via the coding sequence ATGGGCACCAGCATAGCCGACGACGAATTTCTGCGCGGCGAATCCATTCACAGCTTCACCGGCTCGGCGCTGTTCGACCGCACCTTCGACGAAGGCATGTCGCTGGTCGAGGAGACGGCGAAATATCTCGACGGCCGCGGCCGCCAGGAAGCGCGCGACCTGCCGCGCAAGACCGCTTTGCTCTATGCCGGCGAAAGCATGCGCGTGACCACGCGCCTGATGCAGGCGGCGAGCTGGCTCCTGGTGCAGCGCGCGGTGCACGAGGGCGACATGGCGCCGGAGGATGCGCGCGACGAGCGCTATCGCCTGGGCTCGAAGGATATCTGCCTCGGCGGCGGGGCGGCCGGCGTCGACCTGCTGCCCGCGACGCTGCAGGATCTGCTCTCGCGCAGCGACAACCTCTACCGCCGCATCGCGCGGCTCGACGGCGTGCTGTTCGAGGACGGCCTCAAAGGCCAATCCGGCGGCGTCCAGGCGCAGATGAACCGCCTGGAGCAGGCGTTCGGCGCGGAAGAGTAG
- a CDS encoding DUF1192 domain-containing protein encodes MAIEPEEPRKKAAGIVLGEDISAMSAHELERRIAALESEIARCRDAIADRARTKSAADAFFKR; translated from the coding sequence ATGGCGATCGAACCCGAAGAACCGCGCAAGAAGGCGGCCGGCATCGTGCTCGGCGAGGACATCTCCGCGATGTCGGCGCACGAACTCGAGCGCCGCATCGCAGCATTGGAGTCCGAGATCGCGCGCTGCCGCGACGCCATCGCCGACCGCGCGCGCACGAAATCGGCGGCGGACGCATTCTTTAAGCGTTAA
- a CDS encoding NAD(P)H-quinone oxidoreductase produces the protein MKAIDVANPGQAYALAVADIPKPVAGAGEVLIKVAAAGLNRADLAQAMGGYPPPPGASATLGMEVSGTIESVGAKVTQWKAGDAVCALIPGGGYAEYAVASEKSVLPVPKGVSLVEAAALPEVHFTVWTNLMDSARLKPGESVLIHGGSSGIGTAAIQFCAARGHKVFSTAANAEKCAAIAALGAEAINYKEQDFVAVVKDATGGRGVDVILDMVGGDYIQRNMSAAALWGRIVNIAYQSGMSATVNFAPMLMKRLSLLATTLRVRSNDEKGAIRDAVLREVWPLIGAGKIRPVVDRTYPLAEAAAAHKRMAGSEHIGKILLTL, from the coding sequence ATGAAGGCCATCGACGTTGCAAATCCGGGACAGGCTTACGCGCTCGCGGTCGCGGACATCCCCAAGCCCGTCGCGGGCGCCGGCGAGGTGCTGATCAAGGTCGCCGCCGCCGGACTCAACCGCGCCGATCTGGCACAGGCGATGGGCGGCTATCCGCCGCCGCCCGGTGCGTCGGCGACGCTGGGCATGGAGGTCTCCGGCACGATCGAAAGCGTTGGCGCGAAGGTGACGCAATGGAAGGCGGGCGATGCGGTCTGCGCGCTGATCCCCGGCGGCGGCTATGCCGAATACGCGGTCGCGTCGGAAAAATCCGTGCTGCCGGTGCCGAAGGGCGTGAGCCTCGTCGAGGCGGCGGCGCTGCCCGAGGTGCATTTCACCGTGTGGACGAACCTGATGGACTCGGCGCGGCTGAAGCCGGGCGAGAGCGTCCTGATCCACGGCGGATCGAGCGGCATCGGCACGGCGGCGATCCAGTTCTGCGCCGCGCGCGGGCACAAGGTGTTCTCGACCGCGGCCAATGCGGAGAAATGCGCGGCGATCGCGGCGCTGGGGGCAGAGGCGATCAACTACAAGGAGCAGGATTTCGTCGCGGTGGTGAAGGACGCCACCGGCGGACGCGGCGTCGACGTGATCCTCGACATGGTCGGCGGCGATTACATCCAGCGCAATATGAGCGCGGCGGCGCTGTGGGGCCGCATCGTCAACATCGCCTATCAGAGCGGCATGAGCGCGACGGTGAACTTCGCGCCCATGCTGATGAAGCGGCTGAGCCTGTTGGCGACGACGCTGCGCGTGCGGAGCAATGACGAGAAGGGCGCGATCCGCGACGCCGTGTTGCGCGAGGTGTGGCCGCTGATCGGCGCGGGCAAGATCAGGCCGGTGGTGGACCGGACCTATCCGCTGGCCGAAGCCGCCGCCGCGCACAAGCGGATGGCCGGGAGCGAGCACATCGGGAAGATTTTGCTGACGCTTTGA
- a CDS encoding cell cycle transcriptional regulator TrcR → MAVDTKPLMPKATAVWLVDNTSLTFEQIADFCGLHPLEVKGIADEDVAKGIKGQDPVSSGQLTREMIEAAEANPKLRLKMAPPKHKMPSVKQKKAPRYTPVSKRQDKPDAVYWILRNHPEFADADIIRLIGTTKATIQKIRERSHWNATNIKAVDPVTLGLCSQLELDLAVSRAGAKRDRAEKRAVKRGDTLKPISETASVDSAPAPDPDPLEFPAEDDSPG, encoded by the coding sequence ATGGCCGTCGATACCAAGCCCCTCATGCCCAAGGCGACCGCCGTCTGGCTGGTCGACAACACCTCGCTCACCTTCGAGCAGATCGCCGATTTCTGCGGCCTGCACCCGCTCGAGGTGAAGGGCATCGCCGACGAGGACGTCGCCAAGGGCATCAAGGGCCAGGACCCGGTCTCCTCCGGCCAGCTCACGCGCGAAATGATCGAGGCCGCGGAGGCCAATCCCAAGCTGCGCCTCAAGATGGCGCCGCCCAAGCACAAGATGCCGAGCGTCAAGCAGAAGAAGGCGCCGCGCTATACCCCCGTCTCCAAGCGCCAGGACAAGCCCGACGCGGTCTACTGGATCCTGCGCAACCACCCCGAATTCGCGGACGCGGACATCATCCGGCTGATCGGCACCACCAAGGCGACGATCCAGAAGATCCGCGAGCGCAGCCACTGGAACGCGACCAACATCAAGGCGGTCGATCCGGTGACGCTGGGGCTTTGCTCGCAGCTCGAGCTCGACCTCGCGGTCTCCCGCGCCGGCGCCAAGCGCGACCGGGCCGAGAAGCGCGCGGTCAAGCGCGGCGACACGCTGAAGCCGATCTCCGAGACGGCGTCGGTCGATTCCGCGCCGGCGCCCGATCCGGACCCGCTGGAATTCCCGGCCGAGGACGACAGCCCGGGCTGA
- a CDS encoding MFS transporter — MRKQILAVGAILFSTALYIMGNGLIGVLIPVRGHQAGFSNLALGVIGSFYFAGFVLGCFLGPRLLARSGHSRTFGIGAGLSAATVLLQSMFVSVPLWILLRTGFGVAAACMYMVIESWLNDRAANENRGRIFSAYLTVNFSALIVGQMLFGTSKPSGATLFSLTAVFYALCLIPMGLTRLPQPNAAAAPVPRPLRLYRISPVGVMGCIAVGFANSAVWTLAPVYADAHGLAKGWIAVFMSVFTLGGALVQPPLGRISDRMDRRYIIAFVCFAAAALGVALATFGGAHRWTILPLIGLFGLVALPLYGLSVAHTNDRIARDEFVETSATLLMINSLASVSGPTLAALAMGRFGTSALFFYTAAIHLAMAAFTIMRITMKEAASPTSRERFEPMPPQATQAEAALDPRGGDEQAAA; from the coding sequence ATGCGCAAGCAGATCCTGGCCGTCGGCGCCATCCTCTTCTCCACCGCGCTCTACATCATGGGCAACGGCCTGATCGGCGTGCTCATTCCGGTGCGCGGCCATCAGGCGGGCTTCTCCAACCTCGCGCTGGGCGTGATCGGCTCGTTCTATTTCGCGGGTTTCGTGCTCGGCTGCTTCCTTGGCCCGCGCCTGCTGGCGCGGTCGGGCCACAGCCGCACCTTCGGCATCGGCGCCGGCCTGTCGGCGGCGACGGTGCTGCTGCAATCGATGTTCGTCTCGGTGCCGCTCTGGATCCTGCTGCGCACCGGCTTCGGCGTCGCGGCGGCGTGCATGTACATGGTGATCGAGAGCTGGCTGAACGACCGCGCCGCCAACGAGAATCGCGGCCGCATCTTCTCCGCCTATCTCACCGTCAATTTCTCCGCCCTCATCGTCGGCCAGATGCTGTTCGGCACCTCGAAACCCTCGGGCGCCACGCTCTTCAGCCTGACGGCGGTGTTCTACGCCCTCTGCCTGATCCCGATGGGCCTGACGCGGCTGCCGCAGCCCAATGCCGCGGCGGCGCCGGTCCCGCGGCCGCTCCGCCTCTATCGCATCTCGCCGGTCGGCGTGATGGGCTGCATCGCGGTCGGTTTCGCCAACAGCGCGGTGTGGACGCTGGCGCCGGTCTATGCCGACGCCCACGGCCTCGCCAAGGGCTGGATCGCGGTGTTCATGAGCGTCTTCACCCTGGGCGGCGCCCTCGTGCAGCCGCCGCTCGGGCGCATCTCCGACCGGATGGACCGGCGCTACATCATCGCCTTCGTCTGCTTCGCGGCGGCGGCGCTCGGCGTCGCGCTCGCGACCTTCGGCGGCGCGCATCGCTGGACGATCCTGCCCCTGATCGGATTGTTCGGCCTGGTGGCGCTGCCGCTCTACGGCCTGTCGGTCGCCCACACCAATGACCGCATCGCGCGCGACGAGTTCGTGGAGACCTCCGCGACGCTCCTGATGATCAACTCGCTCGCCTCGGTCAGCGGGCCGACGCTGGCGGCGCTGGCGATGGGCCGGTTCGGAACCAGCGCGCTGTTCTTCTATACCGCGGCGATCCATCTCGCGATGGCGGCGTTCACGATCATGCGCATCACGATGAAGGAGGCCGCCTCGCCCACGTCGCGCGAACGGTTCGAGCCGATGCCGCCGCAAGCGACGCAGGCCGAAGCGGCGCTCGATCCGCGCGGCGGCGACGAGCAGGCGGCGGCATAG
- a CDS encoding acyl-CoA synthetase, which translates to MAKTKKKKKSVKAAKAKAVKKRSAKTAAQKKPVKAAKKTVAKPGPQTARLPAAKPGMQRRPKSLVRRAVEGAMRAMPRLAPRRAGKYDTDLDRNPANYQPLTPLSFLERAAYVFPNRTAIIHGRQTVTYAEYYARSRRLGSALARAGVKKGDTVAVMLANTPPMLEAHYGVPMAGGVLNALNTRLDPAGLAFILDHGEAKVLITDREFAGTMAETLKLAKVKPIVIDYDDPEFPQTGERLGHIDYEAFVADGDPEFAWSYPGDEWDAIALNYTSGTTGNPKGVVFHHRGAALMGYGNILAARMPYHPIYLWTLPMFHCNGWCFPWSLSVVAGTHVCLRWVRAKAMFDAIADHKVTHLCGAPIVMSAFINAKPEERRALPHTVEFITAAAPPPESVLAAMSDAGFNVTHVYGLTETYGPAVVNEWSLEWDALDKGHRAAKKARQGVRYHALDALTVMDPETMEPVPADGTTLGEVMFRGNVVMKGYLKNPTATREAFAGGWFHSGDLGVMYPDGYVQLKDRSKDIIISGGENISSIEVEDVLNKHPAVMFVAVVAKEDEKWGETPVAFVELKAGHENVTAEELIEYCRAHLARYKCPRHIVFVELPKTSTGKIQKFKLREMTKDVV; encoded by the coding sequence ATGGCAAAGACCAAAAAGAAGAAGAAATCCGTCAAAGCCGCCAAGGCCAAAGCGGTGAAAAAGCGGAGCGCAAAGACCGCCGCGCAGAAGAAGCCGGTCAAGGCCGCGAAAAAGACCGTCGCGAAGCCCGGGCCGCAGACGGCCCGCCTGCCCGCGGCCAAGCCCGGCATGCAGCGGCGGCCGAAATCGCTTGTCCGCCGCGCCGTCGAAGGGGCGATGCGCGCCATGCCGCGGCTCGCGCCGCGCCGCGCCGGCAAGTACGACACCGATCTCGACCGCAATCCGGCGAACTACCAGCCGCTGACGCCGCTGTCCTTCCTGGAGCGCGCCGCCTATGTCTTTCCCAACCGCACCGCGATCATCCACGGGCGGCAGACCGTCACCTATGCCGAATATTATGCGCGGTCGCGCCGGCTCGGCTCCGCGCTCGCCAGGGCGGGCGTGAAGAAGGGCGACACGGTCGCCGTCATGCTCGCCAACACGCCGCCCATGCTGGAGGCCCACTATGGCGTGCCGATGGCCGGCGGCGTGCTGAACGCGCTGAACACCAGGCTCGACCCCGCGGGGCTGGCCTTCATCCTCGACCATGGCGAGGCCAAGGTGCTGATCACCGACCGCGAATTCGCCGGCACGATGGCCGAGACGCTGAAGCTCGCCAAGGTGAAGCCCATCGTCATCGACTACGACGATCCGGAATTCCCGCAGACCGGCGAAAGGCTGGGTCATATCGACTACGAGGCCTTCGTCGCCGACGGCGATCCGGAGTTCGCCTGGTCTTATCCGGGGGACGAGTGGGACGCGATCGCGCTCAACTACACCTCGGGCACGACGGGCAATCCGAAGGGCGTGGTGTTCCACCATCGCGGCGCGGCGCTGATGGGTTACGGCAACATCCTGGCGGCGCGGATGCCGTACCATCCGATCTATCTGTGGACGTTGCCGATGTTCCACTGCAATGGCTGGTGCTTTCCCTGGTCGCTGTCGGTGGTGGCGGGAACGCATGTCTGCCTTCGCTGGGTGCGCGCCAAGGCGATGTTCGACGCCATCGCCGATCACAAGGTCACCCATCTGTGCGGCGCGCCGATCGTGATGTCGGCCTTCATCAACGCCAAGCCGGAAGAGCGCCGGGCGCTGCCGCATACCGTCGAGTTCATCACCGCCGCCGCGCCGCCGCCCGAATCGGTGCTCGCCGCGATGAGCGATGCGGGGTTCAACGTCACCCATGTCTACGGCCTGACCGAGACCTACGGCCCCGCCGTGGTGAACGAGTGGAGCCTGGAATGGGACGCGCTCGACAAGGGCCACCGCGCGGCGAAGAAGGCGCGCCAGGGCGTGCGCTATCACGCGCTCGACGCGCTGACCGTGATGGACCCCGAAACGATGGAGCCGGTGCCGGCCGACGGGACGACGCTGGGCGAGGTGATGTTTCGCGGCAATGTCGTGATGAAGGGTTACCTCAAGAACCCGACCGCGACCAGGGAAGCCTTCGCCGGCGGCTGGTTCCATTCGGGCGATCTGGGCGTGATGTATCCGGACGGCTATGTGCAGCTGAAGGACCGCTCCAAGGACATCATCATCTCGGGCGGCGAGAACATCTCCTCCATCGAGGTCGAGGATGTGCTGAACAAGCATCCGGCCGTGATGTTCGTCGCGGTGGTCGCCAAGGAGGACGAGAAATGGGGCGAGACGCCCGTCGCCTTCGTCGAGCTGAAGGCCGGCCATGAGAATGTGACGGCGGAGGAGCTGATCGAATATTGCCGCGCCCATCTCGCGCGCTACAAATGCCCGCGCCACATCGTCTTCGTCGAGCTGCCCAAGACCTCGACCGGCAAGATCCAGAAATTCAAGCTGCGCGAGATGACGAAAGACGTGGTCTGA
- a CDS encoding TCR/Tet family MFS transporter translates to MTDDTRPLASRYALAFIFATMLIDTIGLGIILPVTPAIIKQLTGEDLSGAAGWGGWLMFVYALMQFLCAPAIGNLSDRFGRRPVLIVSLVALAVDYAITGWAPTIAWLFVGRFLSGIAGAAYPTVNAYIADVSPPEKRAANFGLTGAAFGIGFVVGPAIGGIIGDHWGARAPFFVAAGFALANALFGLVVLKESLPVEHRRKFEIRCAHPAGALRALRRFPMIVGLLGVTVLMRLAHDALPSTWTFYTMLRFHWTAAEVGYSLMAVGALTAFSFGVLPRLIVPRIGETRAVYVGLFFTGLGYAGYAVSSQPWMIYAWMAVWALGGVGGPALNAIMSRSVPANEQGELMGALASAGSITSIVAPLLLTNLFGWFTSGRAPVYFPGASFAAAALFELGALAVFAAMQPRLVARPVAAGRT, encoded by the coding sequence ATGACCGACGACACACGGCCATTGGCCAGCCGATACGCGCTGGCCTTCATCTTCGCGACCATGCTGATCGACACGATCGGGCTGGGCATCATCCTGCCGGTGACGCCGGCGATCATCAAGCAACTCACCGGCGAGGATTTGAGCGGCGCCGCCGGCTGGGGCGGCTGGCTGATGTTCGTCTACGCGCTGATGCAGTTCCTCTGCGCGCCGGCGATCGGCAATCTGAGCGACCGGTTCGGGCGCAGGCCGGTGCTGATCGTCTCGCTGGTCGCGCTGGCGGTCGACTATGCGATCACCGGCTGGGCGCCGACCATCGCCTGGCTGTTCGTCGGCCGCTTCCTGTCGGGGATCGCGGGCGCCGCCTATCCCACCGTCAACGCCTATATCGCCGACGTCTCGCCGCCGGAAAAGCGCGCGGCGAATTTCGGGTTGACCGGCGCCGCCTTCGGCATCGGCTTCGTGGTCGGCCCCGCGATCGGCGGGATCATCGGCGACCATTGGGGGGCGCGGGCGCCGTTCTTCGTTGCCGCGGGTTTCGCGCTGGCCAACGCGCTGTTCGGCCTCGTCGTGCTGAAGGAATCGCTGCCCGTCGAGCACCGGCGCAAATTCGAGATCCGGTGCGCCCACCCGGCCGGCGCGCTGCGTGCCCTGCGCCGCTTTCCCATGATCGTCGGACTTCTCGGCGTGACGGTGCTGATGCGGCTGGCGCATGACGCCCTGCCGTCGACCTGGACTTTCTACACGATGCTGCGCTTCCACTGGACGGCCGCTGAGGTCGGCTATTCGCTGATGGCGGTGGGCGCGCTGACCGCGTTCTCCTTCGGCGTGCTGCCCCGGCTGATCGTGCCGCGCATCGGCGAGACGCGCGCGGTCTATGTCGGGCTGTTCTTCACGGGCCTCGGCTATGCCGGCTATGCGGTCTCGAGCCAGCCCTGGATGATCTATGCCTGGATGGCGGTGTGGGCGCTGGGCGGCGTCGGCGGGCCGGCGCTGAATGCGATCATGTCGCGGAGCGTGCCGGCGAACGAGCAGGGCGAATTGATGGGCGCACTGGCGAGCGCGGGCAGCATCACCTCCATCGTCGCGCCGCTGCTGCTGACGAACCTGTTCGGCTGGTTCACCAGCGGCCGCGCGCCGGTTTATTTCCCGGGCGCGTCCTTCGCCGCCGCGGCGCTGTTCGAGCTCGGCGCGCTGGCCGTGTTCGCGGCGATGCAGCCCCGCCTTGTGGCGCGGCCGGTCGCGGCGGGTCGGACGTGA
- a CDS encoding DUF465 domain-containing protein: MALQGHIQELSEKHKRLEERIHDEMAHPDWDQVAVAALKKEKLRIKDELERLRNSVH; the protein is encoded by the coding sequence ATGGCACTGCAAGGGCATATCCAGGAATTGTCCGAAAAACATAAGCGACTCGAAGAACGCATCCACGACGAGATGGCCCATCCCGACTGGGACCAGGTCGCGGTCGCGGCGCTCAAGAAAGAAAAGCTCCGAATAAAAGACGAGCTCGAACGCCTCCGAAACAGCGTTCACTAA
- a CDS encoding UbiX family flavin prenyltransferase, translated as MAKVAETLKKERLVVGISGASGVAYGIRLLDALAELKIESHLVVTKAAALTIALETGLKPKAVAAKATHAYAPGDIGAPIASGTFKTRGMIVAPCSVRSWSEIATGVTTGLLTRAADVTLKERRPLILMVRETPLHAGHLRTLAQLAEMGAIVLPPVPAFYDEPHRISDFVDQIVGRALDLLGYDWPAHKRWNGAPKTR; from the coding sequence ATGGCCAAGGTTGCGGAAACCCTGAAAAAAGAAAGACTTGTGGTCGGCATCAGCGGCGCCTCCGGCGTCGCCTATGGCATCCGGCTGCTGGACGCGCTGGCGGAACTGAAGATCGAGTCCCACCTCGTCGTCACCAAGGCGGCCGCGCTGACGATCGCGCTGGAGACCGGGCTGAAGCCCAAGGCGGTCGCTGCCAAGGCCACCCATGCCTATGCGCCCGGCGATATCGGCGCGCCGATCGCGTCGGGCACCTTCAAGACCAGGGGGATGATCGTGGCGCCCTGCTCCGTCCGCAGCTGGTCGGAGATCGCCACCGGCGTGACGACCGGCCTTCTGACGCGCGCCGCCGACGTCACGCTGAAGGAGCGCCGGCCGCTGATCCTGATGGTGCGCGAGACGCCGCTGCATGCGGGACATCTGCGGACGCTGGCGCAGCTCGCCGAGATGGGCGCCATCGTGCTGCCGCCGGTGCCGGCCTTCTATGACGAGCCGCACCGGATTTCGGATTTCGTCGACCAGATCGTCGGCCGCGCTCTCGACCTCCTGGGCTATGATTGGCCGGCGCATAAGCGCTGGAACGGGGCGCCGAAGACGCGATGA